A region of Legionella donaldsonii DNA encodes the following proteins:
- the trkA gene encoding Trk system potassium transporter TrkA, whose translation MRIVILGAGQVGGTLARNLAREDNDITLVDLNEDRLRELQHKLDIKTVLGSAAHPNILITAGIEQADMIIAVTDSDEINMMGCQIAYSLFRTPTKIARIRSRYYYDYPQLFCNEHVPVDVCISPEKLVTEHIENLIDYPGVTQVLEFAEGKVLLVTIKPQSAGVMVGKTVEQLYQHLKPIETRVVAIFRDKIAIAPQGDCEIMADDDVLFVASPPAIQQLLIALGRYTHPNRRIMIAGGGHIGTKLAQALEKKYRIKVIDRNLAHASKLASQLHKGTVLQGDIADRDLLVSENIEFTDVFCAVTNDDEANIMSCLQAKRLGARHAIALVNRNAYVELIEDSPIDHAISPQLITIGSILTKLRRGNMIKVYRLQNDEAETIELITHGDQLTSQVVGRQLSDIKLPPSCSIVAVVRGEKLLMANPQLVVESDDHVILLLLKKRYVRQVESLFQVNLAFTS comes from the coding sequence ATGCGTATAGTTATTCTAGGGGCTGGACAGGTTGGAGGGACACTGGCACGTAATCTGGCGCGTGAAGACAATGATATCACGCTGGTCGATCTTAATGAGGATCGCTTGCGCGAATTACAGCATAAGCTTGATATCAAAACAGTACTGGGTTCAGCTGCCCACCCGAATATTCTCATTACTGCGGGTATAGAACAGGCGGACATGATAATTGCAGTCACTGATAGCGATGAAATTAATATGATGGGCTGCCAAATTGCCTATAGCTTGTTTCGCACCCCCACAAAAATTGCCCGCATCCGCTCGCGCTATTATTACGATTACCCCCAATTATTTTGCAATGAACATGTGCCTGTTGATGTATGTATTAGCCCAGAAAAACTGGTAACCGAACATATTGAAAATTTAATTGACTACCCAGGTGTTACCCAAGTTCTCGAATTTGCTGAAGGAAAGGTTTTACTGGTTACTATTAAACCCCAGTCCGCCGGCGTGATGGTAGGTAAAACTGTTGAGCAGCTTTATCAACATTTGAAGCCCATTGAAACGCGAGTGGTTGCGATTTTTCGCGATAAAATTGCTATTGCCCCACAGGGTGATTGTGAAATTATGGCCGATGATGATGTTCTTTTCGTGGCCTCGCCCCCGGCAATTCAACAGCTCCTTATCGCCCTGGGACGTTATACCCATCCCAATCGCCGCATTATGATTGCAGGTGGTGGACACATCGGGACCAAGCTGGCCCAGGCATTGGAAAAAAAATACCGTATCAAGGTGATCGATCGCAATTTGGCCCATGCCAGTAAATTAGCCTCTCAATTGCATAAAGGGACTGTTTTACAAGGTGATATTGCCGATCGCGATCTGCTCGTGAGTGAAAATATTGAGTTTACCGATGTATTCTGTGCTGTCACCAACGATGATGAAGCTAACATCATGTCCTGTTTGCAGGCCAAGCGTCTGGGAGCACGCCATGCCATTGCGTTGGTTAATCGCAATGCCTATGTCGAACTTATTGAAGACAGCCCAATTGATCATGCCATTTCCCCGCAATTAATCACTATCGGCAGTATTCTTACCAAATTACGACGTGGGAATATGATCAAAGTGTATCGTTTACAAAATGACGAGGCTGAAACGATTGAATTGATTACTCACGGCGATCAGTTAACTTCCCAGGTTGTCGGGCGTCAATTATCAGACATTAAATTACCTCCCAGTTGTTCTATTGTCGCTGTTGTAAGGGGTGAAAAATTACTTATGGCAAATCCGCAACTGGTGGTTGAATCGGATGATCATGTCATCTTGCTGTTGCTAAAAAAACGCTATGTCCGTCAGGTAGAATCGCTATTTCAGGTAAACCTGGCCTTTACCAGTTGA
- the dapF gene encoding diaminopimelate epimerase: MTIQFTKMHGLGNDFMVIDAIRQQVDLSPQQIALLAKRDTGVGFDQCLLVETSKETGVDFFYRIFNADGQEVGQCGNGARCLARFVFHYGLTTKKRITVATCTTKMQLALHDDQTVTVNMGQPNLVPDAIPLKVKHQAPFYSLPLNDGTLWQVHALSVGNPHAVSVVNNLAEIAIDRLGKEISEHSLFPEQCNAGFMQLIGSNHIRLRVYERGCGETQACGSGAVAAAAIGRLYHQLAPQIHITLPGGELIVDWPDINGPIYLRGPATFVYEGVLMSCV, from the coding sequence ATGACTATTCAATTTACCAAGATGCACGGTTTAGGGAATGACTTCATGGTGATCGATGCTATTCGCCAGCAAGTCGATTTATCTCCGCAACAAATTGCCCTCCTTGCCAAACGTGATACAGGAGTCGGTTTTGACCAATGTTTACTCGTTGAAACCAGCAAAGAAACAGGCGTTGATTTTTTTTATCGCATTTTTAATGCGGATGGGCAGGAGGTGGGGCAATGTGGTAATGGTGCCCGTTGTCTGGCTCGTTTTGTTTTTCATTATGGTTTAACCACTAAAAAAAGAATAACCGTTGCAACCTGTACGACCAAAATGCAACTAGCGTTGCATGACGATCAAACGGTTACCGTTAATATGGGACAACCTAATCTTGTGCCTGACGCGATTCCTCTGAAAGTAAAACACCAAGCCCCTTTCTATTCGTTACCACTCAACGACGGTACACTCTGGCAAGTACATGCCTTAAGTGTAGGTAACCCTCACGCAGTCAGTGTCGTAAACAATCTTGCTGAAATAGCAATAGACCGTCTGGGAAAAGAAATTAGTGAGCATTCCTTGTTTCCCGAGCAATGCAATGCTGGCTTCATGCAACTGATTGGCAGCAATCACATTCGTTTACGCGTTTATGAACGTGGCTGTGGTGAAACCCAAGCCTGTGGTAGTGGTGCCGTCGCTGCTGCAGCAATCGGCAGACTTTATCACCAGCTTGCACCTCAAATTCATATTACGCTGCCTGGTGGGGAATTGATTGTTGATTGGCCGGATATCAACGGCCCTATCTATCTAAGAGGCCCTGCAACCTTCGTCTATGAAGGAGTATTAATGTCATGCGTATAG
- the lptM gene encoding LPS translocon maturation chaperone LptM, producing the protein MMRLLTIILIIWASLVLSACGQKGPLYLPTDTQTAKKS; encoded by the coding sequence ATGATGCGCTTGCTTACCATTATACTTATTATTTGGGCATCCTTGGTATTATCAGCTTGCGGGCAAAAAGGCCCTCTCTATCTGCCTACTGATACGCAAACAGCAAAGAAATCCTAG
- a CDS encoding alpha/beta hydrolase, translated as MLNVYVKEPTHQAKACMIWMHGLGADSSDMAGLVEELPLNDVALRHVFIDAPVRPVTINNGMSMRAWYDILGMELTDREDQKGILASQNYIRQIIDAQIKEGFSSDQIMLAGFSQGGAMALYTALNLETPIAAVVALSAYLPLAAQCTPVLAKKTPMFLAGGRYDSIVLPVWTKQTAAWLTTTGYENVTLHEYPMDHAICAEEIDDLARWIRTQVKGDF; from the coding sequence ATGTTGAACGTTTATGTAAAAGAGCCAACACATCAGGCGAAAGCTTGTATGATTTGGATGCACGGTTTAGGGGCTGATTCCTCTGATATGGCTGGTTTGGTGGAAGAATTGCCGCTTAATGATGTGGCCCTTCGTCATGTTTTTATCGATGCCCCTGTTCGACCCGTTACTATTAATAATGGTATGTCAATGCGTGCCTGGTACGATATTCTTGGCATGGAGCTGACGGATCGCGAAGATCAAAAAGGGATTTTAGCGTCGCAGAATTATATTCGCCAAATTATTGATGCACAGATCAAGGAAGGATTTTCGTCAGATCAAATTATGCTGGCTGGCTTTTCTCAAGGCGGTGCAATGGCTTTATATACAGCCTTGAATCTGGAAACACCAATTGCAGCTGTGGTTGCTCTCTCTGCTTATTTGCCGTTGGCGGCTCAGTGTACTCCCGTTCTTGCCAAAAAGACGCCGATGTTTCTTGCGGGGGGACGGTATGATTCTATTGTTTTACCTGTCTGGACGAAGCAAACAGCGGCTTGGTTAACTACGACAGGGTATGAAAACGTAACACTCCATGAATATCCTATGGATCATGCTATCTGTGCTGAAGAAATTGATGATCTGGCTCGTTGGATAAGAACTCAAGTAAAAGGAGACTTTTGA
- a CDS encoding type II toxin-antitoxin system RatA family toxin — MTVVKKSRVVPFACEQMYGLVNNVEQYADFLPYCSQSLVHHRDEDEVQATLVISAAGMSKSFTTRNRLQANKMIEIRLVDGPFSHLEGFWRFDEVPEGCKVSFDLEFEFAGRMFSMLLGPVFEQVTDKMVDAFCDRAEMLYGKR; from the coding sequence ATGACTGTTGTAAAAAAATCCCGTGTGGTTCCTTTTGCATGTGAGCAAATGTATGGCCTGGTTAATAATGTCGAGCAATATGCCGATTTTTTACCTTATTGCTCACAAAGCCTGGTACATCATCGCGATGAGGATGAAGTACAGGCAACCTTAGTTATTTCAGCTGCTGGAATGAGTAAATCATTTACTACTCGTAATCGTTTGCAGGCTAACAAGATGATTGAAATTCGTTTGGTCGATGGGCCCTTTAGCCATCTGGAGGGGTTTTGGCGTTTTGATGAAGTTCCGGAAGGTTGTAAAGTGTCATTTGATTTGGAATTTGAATTTGCCGGCCGTATGTTTTCAATGCTTTTAGGTCCAGTCTTTGAACAAGTTACCGACAAGATGGTAGATGCCTTTTGCGATCGCGCTGAGATGCTTTATGGTAAACGTTGA
- a CDS encoding RnfH family protein, whose product MVNVEIVYIAADQATIQLKLALPVGATVADALKESGIFETHPEVQTLPIGIFTKRVAMETVLKPGDRLEIYRHLTLDPKEKRRQRAKAKD is encoded by the coding sequence ATGGTAAACGTTGAAATTGTTTATATAGCAGCTGATCAGGCAACCATACAATTAAAACTTGCTTTACCAGTGGGAGCAACCGTTGCGGATGCGCTGAAGGAGTCAGGTATTTTTGAGACCCATCCAGAGGTGCAAACATTGCCGATAGGGATTTTTACCAAACGTGTTGCGATGGAGACGGTATTAAAACCAGGCGATCGCCTTGAAATTTACAGGCATTTAACGTTGGACCCGAAAGAGAAAAGAAGACAACGCGCCAAGGCAAAGGATTAA
- the fur gene encoding ferric iron uptake transcriptional regulator produces MEESQQLKDAGLKITMPRLKVLQILEQSRDHHLSAESVYKALLDMGEDVGLATVYRVLTQFEAAGLVARHNFEGGHSVFELSQGEHHDHLVCVKCGRVEEFIDEIIEQRQRMIAEEANFKMTDHALNIYGLCPACQIR; encoded by the coding sequence GTGGAAGAGAGCCAGCAATTAAAAGACGCCGGATTAAAGATCACGATGCCCCGCTTGAAAGTATTACAGATTTTAGAGCAATCACGAGATCATCATTTAAGTGCAGAGAGCGTATACAAAGCGTTACTGGATATGGGGGAGGATGTTGGTTTGGCAACGGTTTACCGTGTGCTCACGCAGTTTGAAGCAGCTGGTTTAGTTGCCCGTCATAATTTTGAAGGTGGTCATTCGGTATTTGAACTCAGCCAGGGGGAACATCATGACCATCTGGTCTGTGTAAAATGCGGCAGGGTAGAAGAATTTATTGATGAAATTATCGAGCAACGGCAACGTATGATTGCAGAGGAAGCCAATTTTAAAATGACTGACCATGCTTTGAATATTTATGGTCTGTGCCCAGCTTGTCAGATTCGTTAA
- a CDS encoding helicase HerA-like domain-containing protein, whose translation MYDDLRNPYHEEGFPALQLGGILLNEELLADSPVNLVLKSLNRHGLIAGATGSGKTKTIQVLSEQLSLQGVPSLVMDIKGDVSGLAMPGEASEFLLSRSKSLNLSYVPRAFPVEMLTLNESTQEGVPLRSTISDFGAVLFSRMLDVNETQAGVITVLFEYAKDNKLPLIELADFKALLQFAQSDAGSAKIEASFGSVATSSVGTIVRKIIELEAQGGDKFFGEPAFNVMDLVRTNTQGQGIISILRLLDMQDKPKLFSTFMLKLLSDVYRVMPELGDPPKPKLILFIDEAHLIFSNASKALLSLLDTMVKLIRSKGVGLIFCTQTPNDIPDAVLSQLGLKIQHALRAFTAKDRKAMKLVAQNFPPSTYYNTEQLLTALGIGEALVSGLNAKGEPTPLVECLIRAPESRMGVLNPQELAAVVAQSTLIARYGQRIERESAKEILAKQVASATQTNTTETTTKRGTADPQEPGMIEQISKNTLFRQVVRQIMRDLMRSLLTALGIKRR comes from the coding sequence ATGTACGATGATTTACGTAATCCTTATCATGAGGAAGGATTTCCTGCCTTGCAATTAGGTGGTATTCTTCTTAATGAAGAATTACTTGCTGATTCCCCAGTCAATTTGGTGCTTAAATCCTTAAATCGCCATGGTCTAATTGCTGGTGCAACCGGTAGTGGTAAAACCAAGACCATCCAAGTACTTAGTGAGCAACTTTCCTTACAAGGTGTTCCTAGTTTAGTTATGGATATCAAGGGAGATGTCTCGGGCTTGGCTATGCCAGGGGAGGCTTCTGAGTTTTTATTATCACGCAGCAAATCGTTAAATCTTAGTTATGTTCCACGTGCCTTTCCGGTTGAAATGCTCACTTTAAATGAGTCAACCCAGGAAGGCGTTCCTTTACGCTCAACCATTAGTGATTTTGGTGCAGTCCTGTTTTCCCGCATGCTTGATGTGAATGAAACACAAGCAGGCGTTATCACTGTTCTTTTTGAATATGCAAAAGATAATAAGTTACCCTTGATTGAACTGGCTGATTTTAAAGCGTTGTTACAATTTGCCCAAAGCGATGCCGGTAGCGCAAAAATTGAGGCTTCTTTTGGTTCTGTAGCTACTTCATCAGTGGGGACTATTGTTCGTAAAATTATTGAGCTTGAGGCTCAGGGCGGTGACAAATTTTTTGGCGAGCCAGCATTTAACGTCATGGATTTGGTGCGTACTAATACTCAAGGCCAGGGGATAATTTCAATCTTGCGTTTGTTGGATATGCAAGATAAACCAAAATTATTTTCTACGTTTATGCTGAAGTTATTATCTGATGTTTATCGCGTGATGCCCGAACTCGGTGATCCGCCTAAGCCAAAGCTAATTCTCTTTATTGATGAGGCCCATTTAATTTTCAGTAATGCCAGTAAAGCCTTATTAAGTTTATTGGATACCATGGTTAAATTAATTCGCTCCAAGGGGGTTGGTTTAATTTTTTGTACGCAAACACCCAATGATATTCCCGATGCGGTATTGAGCCAGCTTGGTTTAAAAATACAACATGCCTTACGTGCTTTCACTGCGAAAGATCGCAAGGCGATGAAACTGGTGGCACAAAACTTCCCACCTTCTACGTATTACAATACAGAGCAATTATTGACTGCTTTAGGAATTGGTGAAGCGTTGGTCAGCGGTTTGAATGCCAAAGGAGAGCCGACACCACTTGTTGAATGTTTGATCCGTGCTCCGGAATCACGCATGGGGGTGCTCAACCCGCAGGAGTTAGCTGCTGTTGTGGCGCAATCAACGTTAATCGCTCGCTATGGACAGCGCATAGAACGCGAATCGGCTAAAGAGATACTGGCCAAGCAAGTGGCGAGTGCAACGCAAACAAATACTACCGAGACCACAACCAAGAGAGGCACGGCAGACCCTCAGGAGCCTGGCATGATAGAGCAGATAAGTAAAAATACCTTATTTCGTCAGGTGGTACGGCAAATTATGCGTGATCTAATGCGTTCTTTATTGACTGCTTTAGGCATAAAACGACGTTAG
- a CDS encoding DUF4332 domain-containing protein: MHKLIEIEGIGEQYAALLQTAGIENQTQLLDVCGHRNGRQTIAEKTGISPKLILKWTNQADLARIKGISEEYSELLERSGVDSVLELAQRRPDNLHQALQATNEHNRLVRQLPSLSQVESWIIQAKKLPRAVYH, encoded by the coding sequence ATGCATAAATTAATTGAGATTGAAGGAATTGGCGAACAATATGCTGCGCTTCTGCAAACGGCCGGCATTGAAAACCAAACTCAATTGTTAGACGTTTGTGGTCATCGCAATGGCCGACAAACCATTGCGGAAAAAACAGGTATCAGTCCTAAGCTAATCCTGAAATGGACCAATCAAGCTGATCTGGCACGCATTAAAGGTATCAGTGAGGAATATAGTGAATTATTAGAACGCAGTGGAGTGGATTCAGTCCTGGAATTGGCACAACGTCGCCCGGACAATTTGCATCAAGCACTCCAGGCAACCAATGAACATAATAGACTGGTGCGCCAGCTGCCAAGTTTATCGCAAGTTGAATCCTGGATAATCCAGGCCAAAAAACTACCTCGCGCGGTATACCATTAA
- a CDS encoding non-ribosomal peptide synthetase: MKRKTANTLHEMFELQVKQRPQKIAAIFGRQSISYAQLNQRANQLAHYLRTLGVTAETQVALCMNRSIDFLIAIMAILKAGGAYIPLDPSSPEERLLLILHEGSTSILITTSEWKRKLSRYQGKTLVFNEEEEFRKQSPDNPQSVTSPHHLAYIIYTSGSTGKPKGVLIEHEGVVNYAEWFADFCSLNTQQLVDFSSNPSFDFALTTSLVPLTIGLTVVICEDKVKKDPGLYLNYLVTSQVNFIKLTPSYFRVLLHQLKMKCWPLHHLQKIMLAGESLAASDCAAWLSFYPKHRLFNEYGPTETSVAVCLYQIDSKNISRLGANVPIGMLVPNCQSYLLDETGLPVAEGETGELYLGGCCLARGYLNNKTLTERYFIKDPFNNAPNARLYKTGDLCRRLPKGELECIGRIDHQIKIRGFRVEPAEIEHCLAAHHQLKSAVVITADGYRKEKILVAYYILKDKNQAVSDNELRQYLKLYLPDFMIPSCFVSMESFPLNANDKLDTFALPAPSFTPTIGQVAPQTPLEKIIAEIWSEELGIKPIGIHDDFFDLGGHSLSAARIITTINHALGKEISLQNFYQKPTIAAVASLLDQLQEVRQQTDINTETYKDKSQLPLSDFQFTLWLSNTFESKAKKLNVCARERVQGMLDLEKLNAALALIIRKHETLCYRVFSFRPVQSLQKNRPPEIAVKNLASLSEKESEIVLETSFNELRALYPWPKNQPLIMVRLFYLKGRNTEIQLCMPHIISDHVSPAILLADLSNFYLSAQSPSLDRDTRYREYIFKEQAYIQTYFNRDLMFWEDYLEDASLFTFPAEYVVANMKKRKTPYSTYTEISQEALQNLRLFCAHNHISLNDGLSSVLLLALRNCCGYKLNAHSSICITKVKSTRDDHKYDKTIGCFLELELIKAQINKQSTLNSVCKQVHESIMTTSPYQKCSNLVKLASIGTFREPKKIKEYGVKLLTWLYSCLFPTLQLNRKILNCCGRLSSFKGNNFLININMHSDFLISERESTSLFGLKTQNVNNYQYDLLEVDNFLDICFLRMADNRPHMAISANLTTDFRERLAKEILRIMKEDTKQYYPKDQSMFCA, translated from the coding sequence TTGAAAAGGAAAACAGCCAATACCCTGCATGAAATGTTTGAGCTACAAGTTAAACAAAGACCACAAAAAATTGCAGCTATTTTTGGAAGACAGTCCATTAGTTACGCGCAATTAAATCAGAGGGCAAATCAGCTAGCCCATTATTTGCGGACATTGGGCGTGACCGCAGAAACGCAAGTTGCCCTCTGCATGAATCGCTCCATCGATTTTCTTATTGCGATTATGGCAATTCTAAAGGCAGGGGGAGCCTATATTCCTTTAGATCCGTCATCTCCGGAAGAGCGGTTATTACTCATTTTACATGAAGGATCAACGTCCATTCTCATTACGACGAGTGAATGGAAAAGAAAATTGTCTCGATACCAGGGAAAAACCCTTGTTTTTAATGAAGAGGAAGAATTTCGCAAGCAATCACCAGATAATCCTCAATCAGTAACGTCCCCTCATCACCTGGCTTATATAATTTATACGTCTGGTTCAACTGGTAAGCCTAAAGGGGTACTCATCGAGCATGAGGGGGTTGTCAATTACGCGGAGTGGTTTGCTGATTTTTGCTCGTTAAACACACAACAATTGGTTGATTTTTCTTCCAATCCTTCGTTTGATTTTGCGCTAACAACCTCGCTTGTCCCCTTAACAATTGGCTTAACGGTTGTGATTTGTGAAGATAAAGTTAAAAAAGATCCTGGCCTGTATCTGAATTATCTTGTCACCAGTCAAGTCAATTTCATTAAATTAACGCCCAGTTATTTTAGAGTATTGTTACATCAGCTAAAAATGAAATGCTGGCCTCTTCATCATCTGCAAAAAATCATGTTGGCAGGAGAAAGTTTAGCCGCTAGTGATTGTGCAGCCTGGTTGAGTTTTTATCCCAAACATCGTTTGTTTAATGAATATGGTCCTACGGAAACCAGTGTGGCTGTTTGTCTATATCAAATTGATTCTAAAAATATTTCCAGGCTGGGAGCAAATGTACCTATTGGTATGTTGGTTCCTAATTGCCAATCTTATCTCCTTGATGAAACTGGCCTACCTGTTGCTGAGGGAGAGACCGGTGAACTTTATCTGGGCGGTTGTTGTCTAGCCCGTGGATATTTAAACAATAAGACATTAACAGAGCGATACTTTATTAAAGACCCTTTCAACAATGCCCCCAATGCCCGCTTGTACAAAACCGGCGATTTATGCCGCCGCCTACCGAAGGGGGAACTGGAGTGCATCGGAAGGATCGATCATCAGATAAAGATACGAGGCTTTCGCGTAGAACCAGCCGAGATTGAACACTGTTTAGCGGCTCATCACCAGCTCAAATCCGCCGTAGTCATTACTGCCGATGGCTATCGCAAGGAGAAAATATTAGTCGCTTATTACATTTTGAAAGATAAAAATCAGGCTGTAAGTGACAATGAACTGCGGCAATATTTAAAGCTGTACTTGCCTGACTTCATGATTCCCTCTTGTTTTGTCAGCATGGAATCCTTTCCACTCAATGCCAATGACAAGCTAGACACCTTCGCCTTGCCTGCTCCCTCCTTCACTCCAACCATAGGACAGGTGGCACCACAGACACCTCTGGAGAAAATAATTGCTGAAATTTGGTCGGAGGAACTAGGTATAAAACCAATTGGTATTCATGATGATTTTTTTGATTTGGGAGGACACTCTTTGTCGGCAGCAAGAATTATTACAACCATCAATCACGCTCTAGGAAAAGAAATCAGTTTACAAAATTTTTATCAGAAGCCAACCATCGCAGCGGTGGCCAGCTTGCTCGATCAATTACAGGAAGTAAGGCAGCAAACAGATATTAATACAGAGACTTATAAAGATAAAAGTCAGTTGCCATTGAGTGATTTCCAATTCACTTTATGGCTATCAAATACCTTTGAATCGAAGGCCAAAAAATTAAATGTCTGCGCGCGAGAACGTGTGCAAGGGATGTTGGATTTGGAAAAACTAAATGCTGCCTTGGCTTTGATTATTAGAAAACATGAAACCCTATGCTACCGAGTATTCTCTTTTCGGCCTGTCCAGTCTCTCCAGAAAAATCGTCCTCCTGAGATCGCAGTAAAAAATCTCGCCTCGCTGTCTGAGAAAGAAAGCGAGATTGTTTTAGAGACTTCCTTCAATGAGTTAAGGGCACTCTATCCTTGGCCTAAAAATCAACCGCTGATAATGGTTCGTTTATTTTATTTAAAGGGCAGAAATACAGAAATCCAACTTTGTATGCCTCATATTATTTCTGATCATGTTTCACCTGCAATCTTGCTCGCTGACTTATCCAATTTTTACTTATCTGCTCAGTCGCCCTCTTTGGACAGAGACACCCGTTATCGAGAATATATATTCAAAGAACAAGCCTATATTCAAACTTATTTTAATCGCGACTTAATGTTCTGGGAGGACTATTTGGAGGATGCTTCTTTATTTACCTTTCCCGCGGAATATGTTGTAGCCAATATGAAGAAAAGAAAAACTCCTTATTCAACCTACACAGAAATCTCTCAGGAGGCACTGCAAAATCTGCGACTATTCTGTGCTCATAACCATATAAGCCTTAACGATGGTTTGAGTAGTGTACTTTTGTTAGCGCTGCGTAATTGTTGTGGCTATAAGCTCAATGCACATTCTTCCATCTGTATTACTAAAGTTAAATCTACTCGCGATGATCATAAATATGACAAGACCATCGGTTGCTTCTTGGAGCTGGAGCTAATTAAGGCGCAGATTAACAAACAATCTACCTTAAACTCGGTCTGCAAACAGGTTCATGAATCGATCATGACTACCAGCCCTTATCAAAAATGTTCTAATTTGGTAAAGCTCGCCAGTATAGGCACCTTTCGAGAACCTAAAAAAATTAAAGAATATGGTGTCAAACTATTAACCTGGTTATATAGTTGTTTATTCCCTACCCTTCAATTAAACCGAAAAATTCTCAACTGCTGTGGCCGTTTAAGTTCTTTTAAAGGTAATAATTTTCTCATCAATATCAATATGCATAGTGATTTTTTAATCTCAGAAAGGGAGAGTACCTCGTTATTTGGATTAAAAACACAAAATGTAAACAATTATCAATATGATTTATTGGAAGTAGACAATTTTCTCGATATTTGCTTTCTGCGTATGGCCGATAACAGACCCCATATGGCTATTTCAGCCAATTTGACTACCGATTTTCGTGAGAGGCTTGCCAAAGAAATCCTGCGAATTATGAAAGAGGATACCAAACAATATTATCCAAAAGATCAATCAATGTTTTGTGCTTAA